Part of the Triticum aestivum cultivar Chinese Spring chromosome 4D, IWGSC CS RefSeq v2.1, whole genome shotgun sequence genome is shown below.
AGAAATTAGTAGGGAAAAAAGAATCAATAAGAATAGACTGAAAAATAATAAACTAGAAAAGAAAAAGTTTGACATATAAGGTTATCATATCAAGATTTTTAGCCAAGAGGGAATataattttttatggaatataacTGCATCCATATTTTCTCCCTTATTACCAAAGAGACGCGACCTATATTCTCGGAGGTTATATCTTTCTTATAGCAATACTAGCATAGGTGTCGCTGAAGGTTTTACCCCCGTGCTGTAGCTACTCGGATGGCCTGTTATATTTTTTTCCCTTCACTGggtttcattttccttttttctgAATTCGTTGGGTCTTGCTCGTTATTTTCCTTTCCGTTTCCTTttccattttttctttcttttttcttcgcgattttctttgttttctttgctttttcattagttttctttttttctttcattAGATTTCACTGgggtttttcttcatttttatttgtttttttgttgGTTTTCATTTTGTTGCTTTTGTTTCTTCTTACTTTGGgtttttttttctctccttttttcctttggtttcttttctttttccttttcgttTGCCATTAATTTTTCGTTTTCCTTTGTTTCTTTTGGTATTCATTCTTCATCTTCCGTATAGGCCaggaacatttttctaatacaagtttaacatttttcaaatacaagttatCATTTTTTGAATACAAGGTCAATATGTTTTCTGCAcacatttttatttttttcaaatgcttgattaacatttattaaatacaagattaacaatttttttaatacatggtcaacatttttttatacacatttaaaaaaatcaaattctttagtaacatttttcaaatacaagattacatttttatacatgataaacattttttctatacacatttaacattctttcaaatgcttgattaacatattttttaaatgcacgattattattttttgaatacatggtcaatattttttctatatacatttaacattgttcaaatgcttgattaacatttttaaaatagaaTTTTAATAAATTTTTGAATAACAATACATGATTaacttttttaatacatggtcaagatTTCTTATACATAATTAACATTTCTCAAATGATTGATTAACATTTTACAAATGCTTTTTTAAGTTTTTCcaaatgctttattaacattttttaaatacatgatcaactttttttcACACCCTTTGTATTTTTTTTATACATTTTTTCGTATACATGAGAAACagtttctctatacacatttaacttgGAAAAAAACATAGAAACGAGGCCGTGGCCTCCCGCGCGCCTAGCGGGCCATTTGGCGCCCCCCCTGACGCGAGGCTTCCCTTCGTAAAATTATTGCAGGGGTAGATGGGCCAGAAGCCCAGAACTGCAGCATTTTTCTAAAACCCTAAACCTCGCCATTTCTAATTCCCCACCACGCCACCACCGCCGTCCCCACCTTCTCCGACGAAACCCTAGCGATGGCGTTCCGCGGCGCAGCCTCCCGCTCCTTCCTCGCCGCCGTCCGCGGTCGCACCGCTTCCACTGCCCCGCGCGTACGCGCGGCCCCCATTCCCGCCGCCCCTCCCCGTCGCATCCCTGCCTCGGCGCCCTCCTCCCCTCTCGCCGCCGCAAGGTAGTCGGGACGAAATGCCTCCCCGATACGCCAGAAATCGGTGATGTGATGTGACTGTAACAAGTGGTCTTAATCCGATGCAGGCCATTGGCGGCGTTGATGGGGTCGCCGGCGCTGGTTGCCGCAAGGCTGACGGGGCACTGCGCGTCGAGCGCGCGGGCGTGCTGTGAGCTCTCCCAGGGTACCCCCTTCTGCCGCACTTGTCAGGATCGCTAACAAGTTAGTTATCATGAAAACATCGTACCTGCCTGCATCACAAGCTACCCCTTTAACATTCTAGATGCATAATTATTTTTGGGGAATGTTCTAGATGTGAAAATAATGTTTATGCAATCATTATTTGCGTGATGATTTGTTATGTGTGTGCATTGGGAGGATTGCTATCATGGCTTGAAATTTCTCCTGGTTGGAGGGTTGTGGTCTTCGGACCATTGTTTTCGCTCTATCACTGCAATGGTGCATTTTGGTACTAATAGGCTTTAATATGGAAGTATGTATATGTACAGTGTGATTTGTATTTGACTAAGTCATGTTGAGTTGAAATTGCTTGCTGACTATAGTCATGGTAAGAATATAGTTCAGTGTTGGAATTATTTGGAAATGATTTTTCCTACTGAATTCAAGGGGTTAAAATGCAAGATGCGTTTGTCCACATAATGAATGAATTGTATCTGTTGCAGTGTTGTTTCGACACTCATTAGTCATTACTAACCTCTAGGAGCAATCTTGATCAGAAGCATATCCTTACATGTAAAATGCTGTTTGGCTGGATTACGTGGGTTAGCTTATTGCACATTAGTCTATCTTAATCCTTGGTTGGGGGCGATTAGAAGGCTTTGACGAGGTTGACATAAGTAAATAACTATCTTACATCATAATAAACCTTGGTCATTATTTACTTTAAAATGCGAAATTGTATTTTTCTGGATTATGTGCATTAGCTTATTGCCCATTAGGATAGCTTAATCTTTGGTTAGGGTGATTAGAAGACTTTGACGGGGTTGATGTAAGCACATAACCCCACCTCATAATCCGTTACAAACCTGAACTAATCTTAAATTTGTGCTTATCCATTTTTTCATCAGACAGACTTCAGTTGGTCGTGTGTGTGCTTTTTGTTCCCTGAAGTGTGCCAAATTGTTTTCCTTGTTTTTCCGTGGTGCTGTTTGTGCGCAACGATGTTTTTCGACTGGACGATGGGTTGGCACCTTGCACCTAACCAGCTAATACCCGAGTTCTCAGGCTAGGCGTCCACCTTTAGAACAGTGGTATGATCTACTGATGGCTTATAGGATGAAAAATGATTTTCCTCGCTAAAGATTTATTATTAAGTGACATAATTGGCATTGATGTGGAGAATTGTGTTTGCCTGATGATATATCCAACTCTCCATTTTTTGTTCTTTGATGAATTTATATTGCAGCAATACAACTAATATAAGGGCATACAAAATTGGGATTTGATAGGGAAAAATGGGAAAGATGGTTGACGCAGAGGGCAGGCAGATTAATTTTGGGACCCATTGCGTCAAATAATGTAGGTCTCTCTATTCCCATGACTGTTTTTGTTAGCAAGAAAATAAAGGAATTGTGTAGTAAGGATCATCAGAGATTAAGAGTCGAAAACATCTGAGTTAGTTGCTGGGGTGCTGACTCATGAACTAGTCGCAACACGACTAGTCGAGGTTTGGAAGCCAAAAAAGACTCATAGACTAGTCTCGTGGTTAATCATGTTTAGTTGAGCGACTCTTAATCATTGTTAAGGATAACCATGAAATAGTTTATAGTCATGTAAGGATTGTTAAATTACAGGGTAAACATCCCAGAGAGGATGGCCAAGCACAAATGGCTTCTCCGAGGGAGACGAAATTTGCACCTGACCTGTAGAAAATAGCAAggaaaaaagcgctaggcgttaattgtgcattttgccactgcCTAGTGTGCATCTCGCCTAAGCGCATGCCTAGGCATGCTTAAGTGCACACCTAGCACGATTAAGCACTTGGTGTTCTGTTGTGCCTAGGCACACTTTTTCCCTGAAAATTGTTTGTTTGGAAGGGAGGGAGGTTCTTAAATGGAACCTTGGTATTAATGCGCATAGAACACGAATAGAAACTATAGTATGATGGAAAATGTATAacaaaaaatggaaatagcaaACCGGGATAGACCGGTAATCATGCGCCTTGGTTTGATAAATTTCTGAAATCTGTTTTAAATTCTTGCAGACAGTACATATGGATGTTTGGCTTATGTCTCAAGATCCTGAATGTAAATTATCACTTAAGTGGTCCACTGGGCCAAAATGTTAACCATTCTATTAGTGCATTGATTCTCACATTAAATTTTATTTCGTCTTCCATTTTGAACTATGTCCTCATGTACAGTATGAATGTGTGCCAGGTCCCAATTCTTCCGCACTGCTCTTCGGATTATGTTAGACTGTAAAAAATGTGCAAAAAACTCTTTTTCTAACTAATCTCCACATAAAGTAGTAAATAACAGTGCATTGTGAAAATTTTGATTTGAGGATTCAGTGGTTGGGCTGTTAGGAAATGGAGATGATGAATGACGGTTGAGCGACCAATTTAAAGCATGGTGAAGGTGCTGATGTTGAAGCAGTGTACTTCTGTTATTTTGTCAATCTTGTGTCTGTAAGAAATGGTTAATGCGAATTGAATAGCCGCGATGAAATAAATGGCTGTATAACTAGACGTGGTCATGAAAATTATAGCTTTTAACTTTATGTACTGCCTCATGTTCTGTGTATATGATGTGGGACATCTGGGCTGTCGGCAGTATTTGCTAGTATGTGGAATTCAAAATCATTCTGTGTTTTCACATATTCATTTCCTAATTATCATCCGTTCTATTATCCTCATTCTGGCTTGAAATTGTCGGATATCCTAGAAAAGCTGCATCATAACTTTCATGATTAGGGGGGTGCTATCTTTTAAATATGACGATTTGACAATGGAAACCGATAATCTTTGAAGCCAAGGTTTTCCAGTTCTGTTTATTCCAAGAATGCAGCTTATGTTTACTGTCAAGTATTGTTAGTTAGAATTTATGTCCTGCTAGTATGTGCTATGGTTTTCATTCCCTGGCATGTTGTAAAATGCACTGACCTATCTGAACATTACCCTTTTGCTCTTGTACTGCCAATGTTTTCTTTTATGATTTTCATGTCGAACCTCTTGGCATGCAACCTTATTTTGCAGGTACTTAAAGGACGAGTTGCTGCCCTTCGCAAGGATACAACAGTTCTTTTGGGTGCATCTCTCTGGAAGCTCTTCTGGGTTAAGTTCCTTTTCCTGGATTCTGCAAAGTTACAAGAAACTCCCCACTCCCGGTGCTAGCTTTTGTCTCCTAGACAAACGGACATTCCACTTGATATTTATATATGATGAATAACGTCCTTTTGATCAGCACATGTTTCATTGGATGCTTCTTGTTTGCGATGCGTGTTGAAATCTTTAATTCATAATCGGTATCCATGAGTCCACACTCGCAGCGAATTTGTAACTGAGAGTTCAGTAATCAAAGAAAACCCACATGTGACCTGTCAGTATTATCGTTATTGATGGCCAAACTGTAGATCGTGTTGTGCCTGCCTTCAACCGTTTAAATTTATGAATCTAAAATTCTCGTTTGTAATTTATAAATAGCTGGGCTTGACATGTTTGTAATCATTTTCCTTGTAACTATATCCTTTTCCCTTATCAAGTATGGTTTTCTCATGTTTCAACAGTTAAGGGAACTCAGTGACATCTTTGTCCTATAGGTTCAATAGCAAGCTTCTTCCGTGCACCTGGATAACGTTTTACATAGATAAAACTGAACTTGGGACATACACCGTAGGAGGTATGAAATACATCACGATTACTGGGATAAGCTCGTACCACCAACCTCTATTATTATTCCAGTGACACAGCTGCCAGTTCTACGGGTACAGGCGAGCACATAAGTTCACACAGGCAGAGATCAGGTTCAGCGCACCAGGACGAAGCGGCCGTGCAGCCTCCGCAGTACGTGAACGTTGGCCGCCGGTCGCCGTGCATCCTCCATGAACTCAAAAATGCAGATGTCATGTGCAAGGAGGCCATTGTGGCGGGCGAAGTCGCGCCACCCGCGTCCGCAGAAGCCCTGGCAGTTGTCTCCGCTTATGTAGCGGACGTGCCACCCCCCTTTCCTGCCGGCTCTCCGCAGAACGATCTCTCTGCCGATCGCTCCCAGGTACTTACCTGCAAATTCCGAGGACACGCCCTGCAGAAGGAAGCAACATAGCGCGATCCGAACAAAGCTTAGCATTCTGCTCTCAAGTTCCTACAAAGTTCACCATATTTGGTGAATATACTGGCATTGCAATCTGCAACCTTGGTTTGGGGTTTCAGAAGGAAGGTCACTTACCACAATGCTGGTCCGGGTGGTGCCGCGGACATGGCTCACGTGCATCACATTCACGAACACCGGGTTCCTTGGCTCGACCGGGACAGGGATGCTTGATATCTCCTCCTTGTCTTCCTCTGTCAGATGGAACTCGCTGACGGGCCCATTCTTGCAGAAGTAGTACCTATTCTTGGCAGCCGCCTCACCATGGTCCATCTCAAGACCTACATACATGCATCTACAATATCAGTTACACATAAAATTCCAACTGGTGCATTCGAATTAGTACTGTATGGCATGCCTATATCATGTTTACCTGCTCGGGCAATGCTCTTGCCGGTGCCTCTGTAAAGCGTCAGCTCCAGGCCAGCACCATCGCCCTTCGCCGCCGGTGGCGGATGCGGAGCGCGTTCTTCAGTTTTATTGGAAGCCTGGTAGCCGCATCGCCGTCCTTTAGCTCTGGCAGAGTTCTCTGTTATGTCGTCATCACAGCCGCGACGTTTGACGGGACGAGGAGGTGGTGGTTTCTGGCAGCCGGTCGAGTCGAACATCAAGACATCAAAGGAGGACGCTCCACTGTATTTGAATAGAAGGCGGTCTCCTTCCCCGATACCGTGACCGTCGACAAACTCCTTCCACCCAGACCGGAGGACCACTTCGTCGGTGTCGCCGGCTACTTTGATGCTCCAAGATTTGCCAGTAGGGGGCTTCAGATTGATTACCTCAGAGATGTGCCCGTTGAAGTTCTTTGCAAACCTACCAGGTAAGCTCTACAGGAAGAACAGGTAGTGTCATGAACATAAATACAAAACGATAAAATAAATCGAGATCCACGCTTGAGTTTACAAAGGCAATGTAAGCAAATGCAAAGAGAAAGCTCTGCAGTGCAGGCTGGGAGGCAAAAGGAAGATTCCTGACCATGCTTTCGGTGAAGTCCCCAACCATGAGCTTGAAGAAGTGCTTCTTCTCATCAGCCATGTGGCTCCAGTAGCAATGCTCTT
Proteins encoded:
- the LOC123096088 gene encoding B3 domain-containing protein Os03g0622200-like; this translates as MQKMGKNCERCAEWQEHCYWSHMADEKKHFFKLMVGDFTESMSLPGRFAKNFNGHISEVINLKPPTGKSWSIKVAGDTDEVVLRSGWKEFVDGHGIGEGDRLLFKYSGASSFDVLMFDSTGCQKPPPPRPVKRRGCDDDITENSARAKGRRCGYQASNKTEERAPHPPPAAKGDGAGLELTLYRGTGKSIARAGLEMDHGEAAAKNRYYFCKNGPVSEFHLTEEDKEEISSIPVPVEPRNPVFVNVMHVSHVRGTTRTSIVGVSSEFAGKYLGAIGREIVLRRAGRKGGWHVRYISGDNCQGFCGRGWRDFARHNGLLAHDICIFEFMEDARRPAANVHVLRRLHGRFVLVR
- the LOC123096089 gene encoding uncharacterized protein isoform X3, with amino-acid sequence MAFRGAASRSFLAAVRGRTASTAPRVRAAPIPAAPPRRIPASAPSSPLAAARPLAALMGSPALVAARLTGHCASSARACCELSQGT
- the LOC123096089 gene encoding uncharacterized protein isoform X2, producing MAFRGAASRSFLAAVRGRTASTAPRVRAAPIPAAPPRRIPASAPSSPLAAARPLAALMGSPALVAARLTGHCASSARACCELSQGKNGKDG
- the LOC123096089 gene encoding uncharacterized protein isoform X1; translation: MAFRGAASRSFLAAVRGRTASTAPRVRAAPIPAAPPRRIPASAPSSPLAAARPLAALMGSPALVAARLTGHCASSARACCELSQGTPFCRTCQDR